From the Kribbella sp. CA-293567 genome, the window GTCATCGAGCTTCTGCAGACCTTGTGCGAGCGCAGTACCGAACTGCTGCCGGCCGACGCGGCCGGCCTGATTCTGGCCGACCAGCAAGCGGCGCTTCGGGTAATGGCGTCCACCAGCGAGGAAGCCCAGCTGCTGGAGCTGTTCGTGCTCCAGACCGACGAGGGTCCCTGCCTGGACTGCTACTCGACCGGCGAACGGACGGTCAACGTCGACCTCACGACCACCGCCGATCGCTGGCCCCGCTTCCAGGCGGCGGCGACCTCGCTGGGCTTCCGGTCGACCCACGCCCTCCCGCTGCGGCTCCGCGGCGAGGTGATCGGCGTGCTGAACCTGTTCTGCCGGGAACAACTCACCCTCACCGACGCCGAGATCGCCCTCGGACAAGCGCTCTGCGACATCGCCACCGTCGGCCTGCTGCAGGAACGTGCTGTTCGCGAGCGCCAACTCCTGGCCGAGCAGCTCCAGTCCGCTCTCACCAGCCGAATCCTGCTGGAACAAGCCAAGGGGATGCTGTCCGAGCGAGCCAGGATCGAGGTCGACGAGGCCTTCGCCCTGATGCGCTCCTACGCCCGCCGCCACCAGAAACCCCTCCGCGCCGTCGCCAGCGCGGTCATCGACGGCACCATCGCCCCCGCCACCCTCCGCGCCACCTCCACCTGACCAGTTCCTCGGTAGCATGCGGGGCCCAACGGGGTGGTCGAGGGACGGAGCTTTTGATGGTTGGCGGTTCTCCTTTCGTGATGCCCTCCGAGGAAGTGCTCAGGGCGCGGCAGCGGGTGGTGCTGGATCACTTCCGGGACCAGGTGCGGCAGGAGTGGGACGACGTACTGGCGACGTTTCCGCATCCGCGGTACGAACTGATCGCGCAGATGACGGTGCACGACGG encodes:
- a CDS encoding GAF and ANTAR domain-containing protein, with the protein product MSREQRLAEVFVELADTLVDDFDVIELLQTLCERSTELLPADAAGLILADQQAALRVMASTSEEAQLLELFVLQTDEGPCLDCYSTGERTVNVDLTTTADRWPRFQAAATSLGFRSTHALPLRLRGEVIGVLNLFCREQLTLTDAEIALGQALCDIATVGLLQERAVRERQLLAEQLQSALTSRILLEQAKGMLSERARIEVDEAFALMRSYARRHQKPLRAVASAVIDGTIAPATLRATST